One genomic region from Quercus robur chromosome 4, dhQueRobu3.1, whole genome shotgun sequence encodes:
- the LOC126722636 gene encoding uncharacterized protein LOC126722636, giving the protein MGETRDDSKTLRELFSPITTNPPSCIVLPATTAAHFELKPQIIHLLPTFHGLDREDPYMHVKDFLEICATCKFQNFTDDSVRLRLFPFSLKDKAKAWLNSLSPRSITSWELLVTKFLSKFFPMAKTNALRREIADFYQDEQEKFYESWERFKDLILKCPHHGFETWRLVQYFYNGLTQTNRNMIESMNGGGFLSLRDDEAYKFLENLSESSQQWDFSNRRERSAPTIKKGGLYEVSEDLDIKARLDNLTRKVEALALVRGMNSVNQVQSETCSICASPMHTTQMCPSIAGYPNFYTEQANALNNYGKPLVSPFSETYNPNWQNHPNLSWRQNHSPTNIGGQQVHQQSQFRPPTQAFPPIPQSTPQFMAPPRPQSSLEESLKTFMQSTSQAIQEIKSSTHLNTQAISKLENQVGQLATQVGEREKGKFPSQPIPNLKGQYAINGSSSSTHGQEHVQSITTLRSGKQVDNQVKMPEVKDDENIVLKEKGTHSSHDDHREKKDNPPATPIQDLNSPLDKRFVPKAPFPQRLISPQKSAQFGDILEVFKQVQINIPFLDAIQQVPAYTKFLKDLVTMKRKTNVPKKAFLTEQVSSIIQNKYPVKCKDPGSPTISCRIGDHLIDRALLDLGASVNLMPYSVYLQLGLGELKPTTMTLQLADRSVKIPRGIVEDVLIKVDAFYFPIDFVVLDTEPALNASTQIHVILGRPFLATSNALINFRSGVMKISFGNMTVELNIFDISKQVLDNEDICEVNMIGSLVHDTFLQSSCEDPPNACLTRFDCNLDTEKSIEEVNALLDSVPLLSIDSWQPKVVRFPLSSSPFPSIVEPPKLDDFWEHQLISILQEHKEAIGWRIADIKGISASVVMQRIHLEDTTKASQHVFDPADI; this is encoded by the exons ATGGGAGAAACTAGAGATGATTCAAAAACTCTTAGGGAGTTGTTCTCACCCATAACCACCAACCCTCCATCTTGCATAGTATTGCCTGCAACCACTGCTGCACATTTTGAGTTAAAGCCACAGATAATCCACCTTCTTCCTACTTTTCATGGATTGGATAGAGAAGATCCTTATATGCATGTGAAGGATTTTCTTGAGATTTGTGCTACttgtaagtttcaaaatttcactGATGACTCTGTTCGCTTGCGtttattccctttttccttGAAGGATAAGGCAAAAGCATGGCTTAATTCTTTGTCACCTAGATCTATCACTTCATGGGAACTGTTGGTCACAAAATTCCTCTCTAAATTTTTCCCAATGGCCAAGACCAATGCTTTGAGGAGAGAAATTGCAGATTTTTATCAGGATGAACAAGAGAAATTTTATGAGAGTTGGGAGAGATTTAAGGACTTGATCTTAAAGTGTCCCCATCATGGTTTTGAAACATGGAGACtagtacaatatttttataatggttTGACTCAAACAAATCGTAACATGATTGAGTCCATGAATGGTGGTGGATTTTTGAGTCTTAGGGATGATGAGGCATACAAATTTCTTGAGAATCTATCAGAAAGCTCACAACAATGGGATTTTTCCAATCGTAGAGAGAGATCTGCCCCTACAATTAAGAAAGGAGGATTGTATGAAGTCAGTGAAGATTTAGACATAAAAGCTAGGTTGGACAATCTCACTCGTAAGGTTGAAGCTTTAGCTTTAGTTAGAGGGATGAATTCTGTCAATCAAGTTCAAAGTGAAACATGCTCTATTTGTGCAAGTCCTATGCATACAACACAAATGTGTCCCTCCATAGCTGGTTACCCTAATTTTTATACTGAGCAAGCAAATGCACTAAATAATTATGGAAAACCACTTGTTAGTCCATTTTCAGAGACATACAATCCAAATTGGCAAAATCATCCTAATCTCTCTTGGAGGCAGAACCATTCCCCCACAAATATAGGTGGACAACAAGTGCATCAACAAAGTCAATTTCGTCCACCTACTCAAGCATTTCCTCCCATTCCTCAATCAACTCCTCAGTTTATGGCACCACCAAGACCACAATCATCTTTGGAGGAGTCTCTCAAAACTTTCATGCAATCAACTAGCCAAGCCATTCAAGAGATAAAAAGTTCCACCCATTTGAATACTCAAGCTATTTCGAAGTTGGAAAATCAAGTTGGCCAGTTAGCAACCCAAGTTGGAGAGAGGGAAAAAGGAAAGTTTCCTAGTCAACCTATACCTAACCTTAAAGGGCAGTATGCAATTAATGGTTCTTCTAGTTCTACTCATGGACAAGAACATGTTCAGTCTATTACTACCCTTAGGTCTGGTAAGCAAGTTGATAATCAAGTGAAAATGCCAGAAGTGAAGgatgatgaaaatattgtgttaaaggaaaaaggaaCTCATAGTTCACATGATGATCATAGAGAAAAGAAGGACAACCCACCTGCCACTCCAATTCAGGATCTTAATTCCCCCCTTGATAAGAGGTTTGTTCCTAAAGCTCCATTTCCTCAAAGGTTAATCAGTCCTCAGAAAAGTGCACAATTTGGagacattttagaggtttttaaGCAAGTGCAAATAAACATTCCATTTCTTGATGCAATTCAGCAAGTTCCTGCTTATACCAAATTTCTAAAAGATCTTGTGACAATGAAGAGAAAGACAAATGTCCCTAAAAAGGCATTTTTGACAGAGCAAGTTAGTTCAATCATTCAGAATAAATATCCAGTGAAATGTAAAGACCCTGGATCTCCTACAATTTCATGCAGGATTGGGGATCATCTCATTGATCGAGCTTTGCTAGATTTGGGGGCAAGTGTGAACCTAATGCCATATTCAGTATACTTACAGCTAGGTTTGGGGGAGTTGAAACCCACAACCATGACACTTCAATTAGCTGATAGGTCTGTGAAAATCCCTAGAGGTATTGTTGAGGATGTGCTGATTAAGGTGGATGCGTTCTATTTTCCTATTGATTTTGTTGTGTTAGACACTGAGCCTGCTCTAAATGCCAGTACACAAATCCATGTCATTTTGGGTCGCCCTTTCTTAGCCACATCCAATGCTTTGATCAATTTTCGGAGTGGTGTGATGAAGATTTCTTTTGGGAATATGACTGTTGAGCTTAATATTTTTGACATAAGTAAGCAAGTACTAGACAACGAGGATATATGTGAGGTTAACATGATTGGGAGCCTAGTCCATGATACTTTCCTACAATCAAGTTGTGAGGATCCCCCAAACGCTTGCTTAACCCGTTTTGATTGCAATTTGGATACTGAAAAATCAATTGAGGAGGTCAATGCATTGTTGGATTCTGTTCCTCTCTTAAGTATTGATAGCTGGCAGCCAAAAGTGGTCCGTTTCCCACTTTCTTCATCCCCATTCCCATCTATTGTAGAACCACCAAAGTTGGATGACTTTTGGGAACACCAATTGATAAGTATACTTCAAGAGCATAAGGAAGCTATAGGTTGGAGAATTGCTGATATTAAGGGTATTAGTGCTTCTGTGGTTATGCAAAGAATTCACTTGGAAGACACTACAAAAGCTTCTCAACATGTTTTTGACCCAG CTGATATTTga